From a region of the Paenibacillus sp. R14(2021) genome:
- a CDS encoding alpha-amylase family glycosyl hydrolase: MLHQATRNTHRTSVQDKLQFLYGDRSAEIMSGIEKIAAKYEPLKTAAKPWVSENDVMLITYGDSVQSSSQRPLETLHRFLNDHLKETLSAVHILPFYPFTSDDGFSVTDYRAIDPALGNWADIQAIAADYDMMYDAVINHISKSSEWFQGYLNGDPQYADYFIEADPSLDYSAVTRPRALPLLTPFETSRGEKHIWTTFSEDQIDLNFQNPDVLLDILDILVMYAIKGARFIRLDAIGFAWKKHGTTCMHLEETHALIKVMRDILDELVPGTIMITETNVPHDFNISYFGNGYDEAQMVYQFPLPPLTMFSFLTGSAGKLLQWADSLEPTTEGTTFFNFLASHDGVGVRPTEGILTEAERQLMVDRTLQHGGRVSFKNNPDGSTSPYELNITYVDALTHPDEPDEVRINRFLAAQTILLSVAGVPGIYIHSLLGSQNHYEGVEQSGINRRINREKLDIAALEAELASSPVRKGIFERYSALIKRRRAQSAFHPQAKQEVLFLDDRVFAVARTNASTGEQVIVLVNVSADEVPLALEAQGTDLISGRAVNGGMTLMPYEAMWVKTNR; the protein is encoded by the coding sequence ATGCTGCACCAAGCAACTAGAAACACGCATAGAACAAGCGTTCAGGACAAGCTGCAATTTCTGTACGGGGATCGGAGCGCCGAAATCATGTCCGGCATCGAGAAGATCGCCGCCAAATACGAACCGCTCAAAACGGCGGCGAAGCCTTGGGTGAGCGAGAACGACGTCATGCTGATCACGTACGGCGATTCCGTGCAAAGCTCGTCGCAGCGGCCGCTTGAGACGCTGCATCGTTTTCTGAATGACCATCTGAAAGAGACCTTGTCCGCCGTTCACATTTTGCCGTTCTATCCGTTTACGTCCGACGACGGATTCTCCGTCACGGATTACCGCGCCATCGATCCAGCCCTGGGCAATTGGGCGGATATTCAAGCGATTGCGGCCGATTACGATATGATGTACGACGCGGTTATCAATCATATCTCGAAATCAAGCGAGTGGTTCCAGGGGTATTTGAACGGCGATCCGCAATACGCGGATTATTTTATCGAGGCGGATCCTTCGCTGGATTACAGCGCGGTAACCCGTCCGCGTGCACTGCCGCTATTGACGCCGTTCGAGACGAGCCGGGGCGAGAAGCATATTTGGACGACATTCAGCGAGGATCAGATCGACCTTAATTTTCAAAATCCGGACGTGCTGCTGGACATTCTCGACATTCTTGTCATGTACGCGATCAAAGGCGCGCGCTTCATTCGCCTTGATGCGATCGGTTTTGCTTGGAAGAAGCACGGCACGACGTGCATGCATCTAGAAGAGACCCATGCGCTTATCAAGGTTATGCGCGATATTTTGGACGAGCTTGTACCCGGCACGATCATGATCACCGAGACGAACGTGCCGCATGACTTTAATATCAGTTATTTCGGCAACGGCTATGACGAAGCGCAAATGGTCTACCAGTTCCCGCTGCCTCCGCTGACGATGTTTTCGTTTCTGACCGGCAGCGCCGGGAAGCTCCTGCAATGGGCGGACAGCCTGGAGCCGACGACCGAGGGAACGACGTTTTTCAATTTCCTGGCCTCCCACGACGGTGTAGGCGTTCGGCCGACGGAAGGCATCCTGACCGAAGCGGAACGGCAATTGATGGTCGACCGCACGCTTCAGCACGGCGGACGCGTATCGTTCAAGAACAATCCGGATGGCTCGACCAGCCCGTATGAGTTAAACATCACGTATGTGGATGCGCTGACGCATCCGGACGAGCCGGACGAGGTTCGCATCAATCGTTTCCTGGCGGCCCAGACGATCCTGCTGTCGGTTGCCGGCGTACCGGGCATCTATATTCACAGCTTGCTCGGATCGCAAAACCATTACGAGGGCGTCGAGCAATCCGGCATTAACCGCCGCATCAACCGCGAAAAATTAGACATTGCGGCCTTGGAAGCGGAGCTCGCCTCCAGTCCGGTTCGGAAAGGGATCTTCGAACGCTACAGCGCGCTGATCAAACGGAGAAGAGCGCAAAGCGCCTTCCATCCGCAGGCGAAGCAGGAGGTGCTGTTCCTGGACGACCGGGTGTTCGCCGTCGCGCGGACGAATGCATCCACGGGCGAGCAGGTGATCGTGCTCGTCAACGTTTCTGCCGATGAAGTGCCTCTCGCACTGGAAGCGCAAGGTACGGATTTAATCAGCGGACGCGCAGTGAACGGCGGCATGACACTGATGCCGTACGAGGCGATGTGGGTGAAGACGAACCGGTAA
- a CDS encoding GyrI-like domain-containing protein, whose translation MKIEILQTNEISTFVGIRTNSVMTDLGIAVNHTFKELTERKSEIRNIKNHQVTYGITPPNYKGNNGLLDFYCCFEVKQITNLPHGMVHIQILPRLYSVTYFIGASRKTYMAYDFTSRWLQENGYEYDDVSYYFEKYDEKTIREIDDDKNEITIYCPIKKKQS comes from the coding sequence ATGAAAATTGAAATCCTTCAAACAAACGAAATTTCTACATTTGTGGGGATTAGAACCAATAGTGTGATGACTGACTTAGGAATTGCAGTCAACCATACATTTAAAGAGTTAACTGAAAGAAAATCTGAAATACGAAATATAAAAAATCATCAAGTGACGTATGGGATTACACCCCCGAATTATAAAGGAAATAATGGGCTTTTGGATTTTTATTGTTGTTTTGAAGTAAAGCAAATAACTAATTTACCTCACGGCATGGTACATATCCAAATCCTTCCAAGGCTTTATTCAGTCACATATTTTATAGGCGCATCACGGAAGACTTATATGGCATATGATTTTACATCTAGATGGTTACAAGAAAATGGATATGAATATGATGATGTCTCTTATTATTTTGAGAAGTATGATGAGAAGACAATTAGAGAAATCGACGATGATAAGAATGAAATTACAATATATTGCCCAATAAAAAAGAAGCAATCTTGA
- a CDS encoding glycoside hydrolase family 65 protein has protein sequence MLQYGLGIGEDQNWLFSENGFQGELLGKTETIMALGNGYMGLRSSPEESYLKQTRNLFVAGTFNKFDDGEATELPNAADLTEMEIVLGGERLSLESGRVHVYQKSLNLRTGELTREFLWESPKGRKYSCRFLRFVSLDNLHMLGMRMEITPLSGECELRWTSGINGQMTNSGAQHFHEGIKRIYDKEIAQLVQTTTQSNIDFVLHAANRWELDGEPLALKPEMNIGRRKVGMSYSCTVPAASVIAVEKIASVNTSRDAEAMQGEAYSLDMLREKSLQAFRSNFGKGYAALLSDSAARWKAYWDNADITIESEEDGFDQLAVRFAQYHLLIMTPHHDSRYGIGAKGLTGEGYKGHSFWDSEIFILPYFLHTMPSIAKGLLEYRYLGLDGARLKAADNGYEGAMYPWETAFTGKEETPVWGAVNVLTGKATKIWSGFLEQHISADIAFAVVKYAQATGDEAFMDAMGAEMLIEIASFWASRVVWDESRQAYVILNIIGPDEYKEHIDNNAFSNYMAQWAIQATIELCLSYQETKPDIYRRLNETFGIEDRLDQWRKVAARLYLPSPRAGDNLIPQDDTYLTKPSIDIAPYKNSASVQGILRDYSRDQVIGMQVSKQADVVMLLYLLQNRFSNEVKAANLSYYESKTIHDSSLSMAVHSIVASGIGERETAYEFFRQASEIDLGANMKSSDAGIHSASLGGIWKCIVFGFAGIQAENGELSMTPRLPSKWKSLRFPFVWKGTRLQIELTHEQIAIEAESPSPVPIDVRIGHQVYRLEDRLTVSYSSAQGS, from the coding sequence ATGCTGCAGTATGGATTGGGAATCGGGGAAGACCAAAACTGGCTTTTCTCGGAAAACGGCTTTCAAGGCGAACTGCTGGGCAAGACGGAGACGATCATGGCGCTTGGCAACGGCTATATGGGTCTTCGTTCCTCGCCGGAGGAATCGTACTTGAAGCAAACCCGCAATTTATTCGTTGCGGGCACCTTCAACAAATTCGATGACGGCGAAGCGACGGAGCTGCCGAATGCCGCCGATCTGACGGAGATGGAAATCGTGCTGGGCGGCGAGAGGCTGTCGCTTGAAAGCGGCCGCGTCCATGTATACCAGAAAAGCTTGAATTTGCGGACAGGGGAACTAACGCGCGAATTTCTATGGGAGAGCCCTAAAGGGCGCAAGTACAGCTGCCGCTTCTTGCGTTTCGTGTCGCTCGATAATTTGCACATGCTCGGCATGCGCATGGAAATCACCCCGCTGAGCGGCGAGTGCGAGCTGCGCTGGACAAGCGGCATCAACGGCCAGATGACCAATTCCGGCGCGCAGCATTTCCACGAGGGCATCAAGCGGATTTACGACAAGGAAATCGCGCAGCTGGTACAGACGACAACGCAGTCGAACATCGACTTCGTACTCCATGCCGCCAATCGCTGGGAATTGGACGGAGAGCCGCTCGCGCTGAAGCCGGAGATGAATATAGGCCGCCGCAAGGTCGGCATGTCATATTCATGCACGGTGCCGGCCGCGTCGGTCATCGCTGTCGAGAAAATCGCGAGCGTCAACACGAGCCGCGATGCCGAAGCCATGCAGGGAGAGGCGTACAGCCTGGATATGCTGCGGGAAAAGTCCCTGCAAGCGTTCCGCTCAAACTTCGGCAAGGGCTATGCCGCACTCCTGTCGGACAGCGCTGCCCGTTGGAAGGCCTACTGGGACAACGCAGACATCACCATCGAGAGCGAAGAGGACGGATTTGATCAGTTAGCGGTCCGGTTTGCGCAGTATCATCTGCTGATCATGACCCCGCATCACGACTCCCGTTATGGGATCGGGGCGAAGGGCTTGACCGGCGAAGGGTACAAGGGTCATTCCTTCTGGGATTCCGAAATATTCATCCTTCCATATTTCCTGCATACGATGCCCAGCATCGCGAAGGGGCTGCTGGAATACCGTTATCTTGGCTTGGACGGTGCCCGTCTTAAAGCCGCTGACAATGGCTATGAAGGCGCGATGTATCCGTGGGAGACGGCCTTTACGGGCAAGGAAGAGACGCCGGTATGGGGCGCGGTGAACGTGCTCACGGGCAAAGCAACGAAGATTTGGTCGGGCTTTCTGGAGCAGCACATTTCGGCGGACATCGCGTTTGCGGTTGTTAAGTACGCACAGGCCACCGGCGATGAAGCGTTTATGGATGCTATGGGAGCTGAGATGTTGATCGAAATCGCTTCATTCTGGGCGAGCCGTGTTGTGTGGGACGAGTCGAGACAGGCATACGTCATCCTGAACATCATCGGCCCTGACGAATACAAGGAGCATATCGACAACAACGCATTCTCGAATTACATGGCGCAATGGGCCATTCAAGCGACTATCGAGCTGTGCCTGTCCTATCAGGAAACAAAACCGGACATCTACCGGCGCTTGAACGAGACGTTCGGCATCGAAGACAGACTGGACCAGTGGCGCAAAGTCGCTGCACGCCTCTATCTTCCGTCTCCGAGAGCAGGCGACAACCTGATTCCGCAGGACGATACGTATTTGACCAAGCCTTCGATCGATATTGCGCCTTACAAAAACAGCGCTTCGGTGCAGGGCATTCTGCGGGACTACAGCCGGGATCAGGTCATCGGCATGCAGGTATCCAAGCAGGCCGACGTCGTGATGCTGCTTTACCTGCTGCAGAATCGATTCTCGAACGAAGTGAAGGCCGCGAATTTATCGTACTATGAATCAAAAACGATCCACGACTCTTCGCTCAGCATGGCCGTGCACAGCATCGTTGCTAGCGGCATCGGCGAACGGGAGACGGCATACGAGTTCTTCCGACAGGCATCGGAAATCGATCTGGGTGCGAACATGAAATCGTCGGACGCCGGCATCCATTCCGCATCGCTTGGCGGCATCTGGAAATGCATCGTCTTCGGCTTCGCAGGGATTCAAGCGGAGAACGGCGAACTGAGCATGACGCCGCGATTGCCATCGAAATGGAAATCGCTGCGGTTCCCATTCGTGTGGAAAGGGACTCGGCTCCAAATTGAGCTTACGCACGAGCAAATCGCGATCGAGGCGGAATCGCCTTCGCCGGTTCCGATCGATGTGAGGATCGGGCACCAAGTCTACAGGCTGGAGGATCGGCTGACCGTATCCTACTCGAGTGCGCAAGGGAGTTGA
- a CDS encoding glycerate kinase produces MKFILAPDSFKESMSAQLVTRVMRSAIESIMEGAEIIELPVGDGGEGTLDVLAYAMDGRLHEAKVSGPLGEPVTAKYGISGDGKVAIVEMAQASGLQLVAPESRNPLVTTSYGTGEVILQALGHGVSQLLITIGGSATNDCGAGMLQALGAYVLDAGGQPVGPGGRELGRAAAVDLSGLDARLRSVSIRVACDVTNPLVGPRGASRVFGPQKGATEATANELDAALTHFADVIASNTGHRLHDIPGAGAAGGVGAALMLCGGTLEPGIELVLDMMGFDRQLPGTDYVLTGEGRIDRQTPDGKVIAGIVKRARAAGVPVVAFAGSLQPGYEQLYDEGLQAAFSITPTPTTLADALEQGETNLFHTVSNAIRLIRSVQS; encoded by the coding sequence ATGAAATTTATTTTAGCGCCGGACTCGTTCAAAGAAAGCATGTCGGCTCAGCTCGTGACCCGCGTCATGCGCAGTGCGATCGAATCTATCATGGAAGGCGCGGAGATCATCGAGCTGCCCGTCGGCGACGGAGGAGAAGGAACGCTGGACGTGCTGGCGTACGCGATGGACGGTCGGCTCCACGAGGCAAAGGTCAGCGGTCCGCTCGGCGAGCCGGTTACCGCCAAATACGGCATATCGGGCGACGGAAAGGTCGCCATCGTGGAAATGGCGCAGGCGAGTGGTCTGCAGCTCGTCGCACCCGAATCGCGGAATCCGCTCGTGACGACGAGTTACGGTACAGGCGAAGTGATTCTGCAAGCGCTTGGCCATGGCGTCTCGCAGCTGCTCATTACGATCGGCGGCAGCGCGACGAATGACTGCGGCGCGGGCATGCTCCAGGCGCTGGGCGCCTACGTGCTGGATGCGGGCGGTCAGCCTGTTGGGCCTGGGGGCCGAGAGCTTGGACGTGCGGCAGCTGTTGATCTGTCAGGCCTTGATGCACGGCTGAGGTCGGTGTCGATCCGCGTGGCCTGCGACGTGACGAACCCGCTTGTTGGTCCGCGCGGGGCTTCACGCGTATTCGGCCCGCAGAAAGGGGCGACGGAGGCGACGGCGAACGAGCTGGACGCGGCGCTGACGCATTTTGCCGATGTCATTGCCTCGAATACCGGTCATCGCCTGCATGATATTCCGGGCGCAGGAGCCGCAGGCGGCGTCGGCGCGGCGCTGATGCTGTGCGGAGGCACGCTGGAGCCCGGCATCGAGCTCGTACTCGACATGATGGGCTTCGACCGCCAGCTGCCTGGCACAGATTACGTGTTGACGGGCGAAGGCCGAATCGATCGTCAGACGCCGGACGGCAAAGTCATTGCGGGCATCGTGAAGCGCGCCCGGGCCGCTGGCGTACCGGTCGTCGCTTTCGCCGGCAGTCTTCAGCCGGGTTACGAGCAGCTGTACGACGAAGGCTTGCAGGCGGCTTTCAGCATTACGCCTACGCCCACGACGCTTGCAGATGCGCTCGAACAGGGCGAGACCAATTTGTTCCATACCGTATCCAATGCCATCCGTTTGATTCGTTCCGTGCAATCCTAG